One region of Mesomycoplasma ovipneumoniae genomic DNA includes:
- the gmk gene encoding guanylate kinase encodes MKQKMNKLIVISGPSGVGKGTIESILLKNNKLPIKLAISATTRPKRVNEIDGVSYFFLDHATFKEKIKNNEFIEWSCHLDNYYGTLESQIQYIQDQNFIPLLEIDTNGAKNIIENYKKNNQLDKILTIFILPPSLEVLKKRIENRLTETSSQIDLRLKKAESEIKIKDLFKFQVVNDNLKQCVDEIEKIITTEIKEL; translated from the coding sequence ATGAAGCAAAAGATGAATAAACTAATTGTAATTTCCGGTCCTTCAGGTGTTGGCAAAGGGACTATTGAGTCGATTTTATTAAAAAATAACAAATTGCCTATAAAACTTGCAATTTCGGCAACAACCAGGCCAAAACGCGTTAATGAAATTGACGGAGTGAGTTATTTTTTTTTAGACCATGCAACTTTTAAAGAAAAAATCAAAAATAATGAATTTATTGAGTGAAGTTGTCATCTTGATAACTACTATGGAACTCTAGAGTCACAAATTCAATATATTCAAGATCAAAATTTCATTCCCTTATTAGAAATTGATACAAATGGCGCTAAAAATATTATTGAAAACTATAAAAAAAATAACCAATTAGATAAAATTTTGACTATTTTTATTTTACCCCCCTCGCTTGAAGTTCTGAAAAAAAGAATTGAAAATAGACTCACTGAGACATCAAGCCAAATCGATCTTCGACTTAAAAAGGCTGAATCCGAAATTAAAATTAAGGATTTATTCAAGTTTCAAGTTGTAAATGACAATTTAAAACAATGTGTCGATGAAATTGAAAAAATTATAACAACAGAAATAAAAGAGCTGTAG
- the rsmD gene encoding 16S rRNA (guanine(966)-N(2))-methyltransferase RsmD, with the protein MIRIISGNYRRAVIKNPEFSVVRPMSDRCRESIFSQLQFEIPNSKVLDLFAGTGAIGLEASSRGAKKVVASELNQQAYKNIVDFCKKYNVKKYEIFNKNAIFLLNDLIGQKFDFIFLDPPHAEEEITKKCFLKIAKNNLLEESGIIIYKTNLGSKLIPKFFSIEKTKKYAKNTVFFLRFNNEAKDE; encoded by the coding sequence ATGATTAGAATAATTTCTGGTAATTATAGGCGTGCTGTAATAAAAAATCCTGAATTTTCAGTAGTTAGACCTATGTCTGATCGTTGTCGTGAGTCGATTTTTTCACAGTTACAATTTGAAATTCCAAATTCAAAAGTTTTAGATCTGTTTGCTGGAACAGGTGCAATCGGTCTTGAAGCCTCTTCTCGTGGCGCAAAAAAAGTTGTAGCTTCAGAATTAAATCAGCAGGCATACAAAAATATTGTTGATTTTTGTAAAAAATATAACGTAAAAAAATACGAAATATTTAATAAAAACGCAATATTTTTGCTTAACGATCTTATTGGACAAAAGTTTGACTTTATTTTTTTAGATCCGCCACATGCTGAAGAAGAAATTACCAAGAAATGTTTTTTAAAAATTGCAAAAAATAATTTATTAGAAGAATCTGGAATTATAATTTATAAAACTAATTTAGGTTCTAAATTAATTCCCAAATTTTTTTCAATTGAAAAAACAAAAAAATATGCTAAAAATACTGTTTTTTTCCTAAGATTTAATAATGAAGCAAAAGATGAATAA
- the recO gene encoding DNA repair protein RecO, with amino-acid sequence MAEKIIKGIVVERFNFRDFDLIVKLVTNFGILKMVALGVRRPTSKNIYILNPGCLGEFEIFLAKNPNKLSKLKKGESLVRLDLTNENIYKFWKVIYQFSDENNYDSKIFNIFQSAFSKINDKNVNAIIVYVIINWIKINGWIGNLTSCKVCKTNQRLVNFDFYGGMECVYHRTLKPFFRFNVKELEILYWANFTLDEYLEKINFDHVYSIFEILKMFLKKNSYIIF; translated from the coding sequence ATGGCTGAAAAAATCATTAAAGGGATAGTTGTCGAAAGATTTAACTTTAGGGACTTTGATTTAATAGTTAAATTAGTAACAAATTTTGGGATTCTTAAGATGGTTGCCCTTGGTGTACGTCGCCCAACTAGCAAAAATATTTATATATTAAATCCCGGCTGCCTTGGTGAGTTTGAGATTTTTTTGGCCAAAAATCCTAATAAATTATCTAAACTAAAAAAGGGTGAATCCCTTGTTCGCTTGGATTTAACTAACGAAAATATTTATAAGTTTTGAAAAGTAATTTATCAATTTAGTGATGAAAATAACTATGATTCTAAAATTTTCAATATTTTTCAAAGTGCCTTTTCCAAAATAAACGATAAAAATGTAAACGCAATAATAGTCTATGTAATTATCAACTGAATTAAAATTAACGGTTGAATCGGCAATTTAACTAGTTGTAAAGTTTGCAAAACCAATCAAAGACTTGTAAATTTTGATTTTTATGGCGGAATGGAATGTGTTTATCATCGCACTTTAAAACCTTTTTTTAGATTTAATGTCAAGGAATTGGAAATTTTGTATTGAGCCAATTTTACACTTGATGAATATTTGGAAAAAATCAATTTTGACCATGTTTATTCTATTTTTGAAATTTTAAAGATGTTTTTAAAAAAAAATTCATATATTATTTTTTAA
- a CDS encoding MAG2960 family serine endopeptidase lipoprotein, producing the protein MKKLSKLIFSNLFLGSLSIILFSACNVNSDKLVSKEQISPKVHAKIENQQQTSLDDVDWKNINFEYDSKKYNLEKLNLNKNFELNLLRVSVLLVDPEKQLSIPKEFVFTSFLKVKDKVQDPNLDKPEEPIKEEEPKKVEKSPNPQPNISKIKRERILKPPSTSKPEITRIIRPQEKPKSQIVNNPSPNINNIPINNSPINRINSNQFQSVNYNTKAYNPLFETTPKLKYTNRIYSESQNPEYFKDDHYFDQNFLLNHSVMQIIQNTPKYQTGVHNLYTFLYNGDNNQPINFLDPNDPNRNKRFWELAKNVGHYGDFGRNNEEKLMFYNRGISYNGMAEQVYLPRFSENESFGASSNSENLTEIVKKNPFGFLPSNLSQLFYYMKIDEIGKIFKIANLKKVSANFDDKKGEISILFESGYGKKQIWKSSSTNSNLKKDIDYEKFIYDRSFSLGIYGYKYYQDDYFRDRYGTEAFKEYGTAWVLDRITNNDANSDSYELLVGTNIHVWNMPQIFDKSMYFFNLDNKSEKSKKWNAGFVNQKYEFISEQDTKKDNKLRPFFTAARSANLISDNKYENTYEKIKEYPVFDAYDSYLSAPYYTPRYKVDGIMGHDVDVGYKYLDNYNEATRVGTTKNGGSDFVILRLKIKKTDLGHILPELKKVIDFGNEKDWHIGLGRNEKFSPIKTQFYGGYPVATKDNENGDWDKGVNFKSNKSTGGIINTRSRVINDSLFHGLWVPYNDAENKDWNAKHEKWKNYQKPFLDNLKHGMIKRVLNQHSNLYTKVKSENKLDALGPGSSGSMAIDSSFNLIGINYSYSTDPESNTFSNAISLMEGQSTYFDGFNGNIREDFKKKLQKDGLYTIKINPKS; encoded by the coding sequence ATGAAAAAACTTAGTAAACTTATTTTTTCTAATCTGTTTTTAGGGTCATTATCCATAATTTTATTTTCAGCATGCAATGTAAATAGCGATAAATTGGTTTCTAAAGAACAAATTAGTCCAAAAGTTCATGCAAAAATTGAAAACCAACAACAAACCAGTCTTGATGATGTGGATTGGAAAAACATTAACTTTGAATATGACAGCAAAAAATACAATTTGGAAAAATTGAATTTAAATAAAAATTTTGAACTAAATTTGTTAAGAGTTAGCGTTTTGCTCGTTGATCCTGAAAAGCAACTTTCAATACCAAAAGAGTTTGTTTTTACTTCGTTTTTAAAAGTAAAAGACAAAGTACAAGACCCAAATTTAGATAAACCTGAAGAACCAATTAAAGAAGAAGAACCAAAAAAAGTTGAAAAAAGCCCTAATCCTCAACCTAATATTTCTAAGATTAAAAGAGAGAGAATTTTAAAACCACCTAGTACTAGTAAACCTGAAATCACAAGAATTATTAGGCCTCAAGAAAAACCAAAATCACAAATTGTAAATAATCCTAGTCCAAACATCAATAATATTCCAATTAATAATTCGCCTATTAATAGAATAAATTCAAACCAATTTCAAAGTGTAAATTACAATACAAAAGCTTATAATCCACTTTTTGAAACAACTCCAAAGTTAAAATATACAAATAGAATTTACAGTGAATCACAAAATCCTGAATATTTTAAAGACGATCATTATTTTGACCAAAATTTTTTACTAAATCATTCAGTGATGCAAATTATTCAAAATACACCAAAATATCAAACTGGAGTGCATAATTTATACACTTTTTTGTACAACGGCGATAATAATCAACCAATTAATTTTCTTGATCCAAATGATCCAAATAGAAATAAAAGATTTTGAGAATTAGCAAAAAATGTCGGTCATTACGGCGATTTTGGTAGAAACAATGAAGAAAAATTAATGTTTTATAATCGTGGTATTTCTTATAATGGAATGGCTGAACAAGTATATCTTCCAAGGTTTTCTGAGAATGAATCTTTTGGAGCTTCAAGTAATTCTGAGAACTTAACAGAAATTGTAAAGAAAAATCCTTTTGGTTTTTTGCCATCTAATTTAAGTCAGTTATTTTATTACATGAAAATCGATGAAATTGGCAAAATTTTTAAAATCGCTAATTTAAAAAAAGTTAGCGCTAATTTTGATGACAAAAAAGGTGAAATTAGTATTTTGTTTGAAAGTGGTTATGGCAAAAAACAAATTTGAAAATCAAGTTCAACTAATTCTAATTTAAAAAAAGATATTGACTATGAAAAGTTCATTTATGATCGCTCATTTAGTCTTGGAATTTACGGATATAAATATTATCAAGATGATTATTTTCGAGATAGATACGGCACTGAGGCTTTTAAAGAATACGGTACCGCCTGAGTTTTAGATAGAATAACAAACAATGACGCTAATTCTGATAGTTATGAACTTTTAGTTGGAACAAACATTCATGTTTGGAATATGCCACAAATTTTTGACAAAAGCATGTATTTTTTTAATTTAGATAACAAAAGTGAAAAATCAAAAAAATGAAATGCTGGCTTTGTTAACCAAAAATATGAATTTATTTCTGAGCAGGATACAAAAAAGGACAATAAATTAAGACCTTTTTTTACCGCGGCTCGTTCAGCCAATTTAATTTCTGACAATAAATACGAAAATACATACGAAAAAATTAAAGAATACCCAGTTTTTGATGCCTATGATAGCTATTTAAGCGCTCCATATTACACTCCGCGCTACAAAGTTGATGGAATAATGGGCCATGACGTCGATGTTGGCTATAAATATTTAGATAATTATAATGAAGCAACCCGAGTTGGAACAACCAAAAACGGTGGTTCAGACTTTGTTATTCTACGACTTAAAATTAAAAAAACTGATTTAGGACATATTTTACCTGAATTAAAAAAAGTTATTGATTTTGGTAATGAAAAAGATTGACATATTGGTCTAGGTCGCAATGAAAAATTTAGTCCAATAAAAACACAATTTTATGGCGGATATCCAGTTGCTACTAAAGACAATGAAAATGGTGATTGAGACAAAGGTGTAAATTTTAAATCTAATAAATCAACAGGCGGAATAATTAACACCAGATCACGTGTAATTAATGATAGTCTTTTTCATGGCCTTTGAGTTCCTTATAATGATGCTGAAAATAAAGACTGAAATGCTAAACATGAAAAGTGAAAAAACTACCAAAAACCATTTCTTGACAATTTAAAACACGGAATGATAAAAAGGGTTTTAAATCAGCATTCAAATTTGTATACAAAAGTAAAATCTGAAAATAAATTAGACGCTCTTGGTCCTGGATCTTCAGGATCGATGGCTATTGATTCAAGTTTTAATTTAATTGGTATAAATTATTCCTATTCAACTGACCCAGAAAGCAACACTTTTTCAAATGCAATTTCATTAATGGAGG